One Cyprinus carpio isolate SPL01 unplaced genomic scaffold, ASM1834038v1 S000000513, whole genome shotgun sequence DNA segment encodes these proteins:
- the LOC122142988 gene encoding mucin-5AC-like, translating to MTTDEASTTSAIETSSTSETSTIMTPDETSTTSAPETSTPTERSTITTAPAETSTTSVAEISSLTETFKITTTAAETSTTNAGERYSTTETSTMTTTPAETPTISATETSTTTDTSTITIPTETSTTSAEKTPATTETSTIMTPAETSTISLVEISSTTETSTITTIPAETSTISVPETSTTKETSTITTTTAKISIISEAETSIPTERSTITTTPSETSTTNVVGSFSTTVTSTVMTSPAETSTISVAETSSTKETFTFTTPAETSTTSVAEISSPTETFKITTTAAETSTTNAAERYSTTETSTMTTTPAETPTISATETSTTTDTSTITTPTEKSTTSAEKTAATTETSTIMTPAETSTISLVEISSTTETSTLTTTSPETSTTSTAETYTTRETSTKITTPAETPTISATETSTTTDTSTVMTPTETSSTSAEKTSTITESSTITTPAETSTISLAETSTTTETSTITTISSETSTISAAEISTTTETSTITTASETSTTSVAETSTTMEPVYEVKIKLEFRSKDSFIEDLNDRQSPAFKNRATLVQDILTLLFKKFDSFLRVTVLLFRKGSVITTSELAFNSTQNVPSELQIAEKLLSDNKTFYALNIASFSVNNTEYLSTTTTPAATSTTKTEPSTIITTATETSTTSAAEIFTTEISTVITTPAETSTTSAAEISTETETSSITTTVTETSSTSTAETSTTETSTIITTPPETSTTSATATSSTTETSTITTIPAEISTISVAETSTTMETSTTTTPAETSTTGAAEKSTTQISTITTIPAETSTTSDVETSSIMETPTFTTTAETSTTSAPETSTTKETSTITTNPAEISTISETPTISATQTPTTTDTSTITTPTETSTTSAEKTSTTTETSTIKIISAETSTTSAAETSSTTEKSTITRIPAEISTISVAENIQQWRLSQS from the exons atgactacTGATGAagcatccaccactagtgcaatagaaacatcttcaacatcagagacttccacaatcatgactcctgatgaaacatcaaccactagtgcaccagaaacatctacaccAACAGAGAGATCCACAATCACAACagctcctgctgaaacatccaccactagtgtaGCAGAAATATCTTCACTAACAGAGACTTTTAAAATCACAACAACTGCGGCTGAAACCTCCACCACTAATGCAGGCGAAAGATATTCAACAACAGAAACTTCCACAATGACAACAACTCCTGCTGAAACACCCACAATTAGtgcaacagaaacatctacaacaacagacacTTCCACTATAACGATTCCtactgaaacatccaccactagtgcagaaaaaacacctgcaacaacagagacttccacaataatgactcctgctgaaacatccaccattaGTTTAGTAGaaatatcttcaacaacagagacttccacaatcacaacaattcctgctgaaacatccactatcaGTGTACCAGAAACATCTACTacaaaagagacttccacaatcacaacaactacAGCTAAAATATCCATCATAAGTGAAGCAGAAACATCTATACCAACAGAGAGATCAACAATCACAACAACTCCttctgaaacatccaccactaatgTAGTAGGATCATTTTCAACAACAGTGACTTCCACAGTCATGACAAGtccagctgaaacatccactatcagtgtagcagaaacatcttcaacaaaggagactttcactttcacgactcctgctgaaacatccaccactagtgtaGCAGAAATATCTTCACCAACAGAGACTTTTAAAATCACAACAACTGcggctgaaacatccaccactaatgCAGCCGAAAGATATTCAACAACAGAAACTTCCACAATGACAACAACTCCTGCTGAAACACCCACAATTAGtgcaacagaaacatctacaacaacagacacTTCCACTATAACGACTCCTACTGAAaaatccaccactagtgcagaaAAAACAGCtgcaacaacagagacttccacaataatgactcctgctgaaacatccaccattaGTTTAGTAGaaatatcttcaacaacagagacttccacactCACAACAACTtctcctgaaacatccaccaccagTACTGCAGAAACATATACAACGAGGGAGACttccacaaaaataacaactcCTGCTGAAACACCCACCATTAGtgcaacagaaacatctacaacaacagacacTTCCACTGTAATGACTCCTACTGAAACATCCTCAACTAGTGCagaaaaaacatctacaataacagagtcttccacaatcacaactcctgctgaaacatccactattagtttagcagaaacatctacaacaacagagacttccacaatcacaacaatttcCAGTGAAACATCCACTATCAGTGCTgcagaaatatctacaacaacagagacttccacaatcacaactgcttctgaaacatccactactagtgtagcagaaacatctacaacaatggAGCCTGTATATGAAGTGAAAATAAAGCTGGAGTTCCGCTCTAAAGATTCATTCATAGAAGACCTCAATGATAGACAGTCTCCTGCTTTCAAAAACAGGGCTACGCTCGTTCAGGATATT cttacaCTTCTTTTCAAGAAGTTTGATTCCTTCCTTAGGGTCACTGTACTACTATTCAG aAAGGGATCGGTCATTACCACATCAGAACTCGCTTTCAACTCTACACAGAATGTCCCATCAGAACTCCAAATTGCAGAAAAATTACTGAGTGACAATAAAACTTTCTATGCCCTGAACATAGCTTCTTTCTCAGTTAATAATACAG aatatctATCAACAACCACAACTCCTGCGGCAACATCTACAACAAAAACAGAGCCGTCCACAATCATAACAACTGCAactgaaacatccactactagtgcagcagaaatattTACAACAGAGATTTCCACAGTCATAACAACtccagctgaaacatccactactagtgcagcagaaatatctacAGAAACAGAGACTTCCTCAATTACAACAACTGTGACTGAAACATCCTCAACTAgtacagcagaaacatctacaacagagacttccacaatcataaCAACTCcacctgaaacatccaccactagtgctaCAGcaacatcttcaacaacagagacttccacaatcacaacaattcctgctgaaataTCCACAATcagtgtagcagaaacatctacaacaatggAGACTTCCACAAcaacgactcctgctgaaacatccactactgGTGCAGCAGAAAAATCTACTACACAGATATCCAccatcacaacaattcctgccgaaacatccaccactagtgatGTAGAAACGTCTTCAATAATGGAGACTCCCACATTCACGACtactgctgaaacatccaccactagtgcaccagaaacatctactacaaaagagacttccacaatcacaacaaatccAGCTGAAATATCCACTATCAGTGAAACACCCACAATTAGTGCAACACAAACACCTACAACAACAGACACTTCCACTATAACGACTCCtactgaaacatccaccactagtgcagaaaaaacatctacaacaacagagacttccacaatcaaaataatttctgctgaaacatccaccactagtgcagcagaaacatcttcaacaacagagaagTCCACAATCACAAGAATTCCTGCTGAAATATCCACTATCAGTGTAGCAGAAAACATACAACAATGGAGACTttcacaatcatga